TTGTTTTATCAACTATGTTAATGAGAAGAGATAGAAATGAAAAATTAGTAGATGGAATTTTTCTAATGTCTCCATGGGCTGATGCAAGTAATAGAGTAAAAAGTAGAATTACTCATTTTGATAGGGACGTATTAATGGGTAAATCAACATATAATACAT
This portion of the Oceanivirga salmonicida genome encodes:
- a CDS encoding alpha/beta hydrolase, with the protein product YVLYVDFEVILLDYKGKKFPAQNEELDTLLKNLGGKYEKIVLAGDSSGGNVVLSTMLMRRDRNEKLVDGIFLMSPWADASNRVKSRITHFDRDVLMGKSTYNT